One genomic region from Cucumis melo cultivar AY chromosome 9, USDA_Cmelo_AY_1.0, whole genome shotgun sequence encodes:
- the LOC103482616 gene encoding uncharacterized protein LOC103482616, translating to MGGHGGLNILPQKRWNVYNYENREKVKRDEEAAAKEEQLKREQARKRDAEFRLEQLRTARGLAPVIDTSKPVETDLKPGHINLFEGIKIFDPIKGSDNGGVEDGSKKKRMKKEEVEKKVITPEDEKYKLGYGVAGKGVKMPWYLERPSKDDTETGENDGSSRVGNGNVKKGEKKTLEELRAERLKREQKEKGRERALIAERSRKSGIASREGDSSSRRWKSRR from the exons ATGGGAGGTCATGGAGGTTTAAATATTCTTCCCCAAAAGCGTTGGAATGTTTACAACTACGAAAACAGAGAGAAAGTGAAGCGAGACGAAGAAGCTGCAGCTAAAGAAGAACAGCTTAAACGTGAGCAGGCTAGGAAACGAGATGCTGAGTTTCGTCTCGAGCAGCTTCGTACCGCACGGGGTTTAGCTCCAGTAATCGACACTTCAAAGCCAGTAGAAACAGACCTAAAACCTGGTCACATAAATCTATTTGAAGGCATCAAGATTTTTGACCCAATTAAGGGTTCAGACAATGGGGGAGTGGAAGATGGGTCTAAGAAGAAGAGGATGAAGAAGGAAGAAGTGGAAAAAAAGGTTATCACACCCGAAGATGAGAAGTATAAGTTAGGTTATGGTGTTGCTGGAAAAGGAGTCAAAATGCCATGGTACCTTGAGAGGCCCAGCAAGGATGACACGGAGACTGGCGAAAATGATGGATCGTCGAGAGTAGGGAATGGAAATGTAAAGAAGGGAGAAAAAAAGACATTGGAAGAATTGAGGGCTGAGCGTCTGAAACGAGAGCAGAAGGAGAAGGGAAGGGAGCGTGCTTTAATCGCAGAGAGAAGCCGGAAGAGTGGAATAGCTTCAAGGGAAGGAGATTCATCTTCCAGGAG GTGGAAATCCAGAAGATAA